The following are from one region of the Arthrobacter sp. TMP15 genome:
- a CDS encoding IS3 family transposase, producing the protein MKVSTVISLKASHALPLLLQAAGLARSTFFHRQAALKTPDRHAELRAQIHEAFTVAKGRYGHRRIHAVLRRHGWQIARKTVLKLMREENLICKVRTRRKYSSYKGQVGKIAENLLKREFETDAPNTKWVTDVTEFKIAERKVYLSPVLDLFDRSIVSYSVSQSPTVSFTNESLIAAIGTLAPGETPMMHSDQGFQYQNSSWQKLLSDAEMAQSMSRRGNCLDNSVMENFFGHLKEEMFHRQEFTDTEVFTTELRDYIHWYNTDRISLTLQCLSPMEYRAQALAA; encoded by the coding sequence CTGAAAGTCAGCACCGTGATTTCCCTCAAGGCATCCCATGCCCTGCCCCTGTTGCTTCAAGCAGCGGGATTGGCTCGTTCCACATTTTTCCACCGTCAAGCGGCACTCAAAACCCCTGACCGGCACGCTGAGCTTCGAGCTCAGATCCACGAGGCTTTCACCGTAGCTAAGGGCCGCTACGGCCACCGGCGCATCCACGCAGTCCTGAGACGCCACGGCTGGCAGATCGCACGCAAGACCGTGCTGAAGCTGATGCGTGAGGAGAACCTGATCTGCAAAGTCCGTACCCGTCGCAAATATTCCTCTTACAAAGGCCAGGTCGGTAAGATCGCCGAGAACCTACTCAAACGAGAATTCGAAACCGATGCGCCGAACACCAAATGGGTGACCGACGTGACTGAGTTCAAAATCGCCGAACGCAAGGTCTACCTCTCACCGGTGTTAGATCTGTTTGACCGCTCGATCGTTTCCTACTCGGTTTCCCAGTCCCCGACCGTTTCCTTCACCAACGAATCACTCATCGCTGCGATTGGCACCCTCGCCCCGGGCGAGACCCCGATGATGCATTCAGACCAAGGATTCCAGTACCAAAACTCCAGCTGGCAGAAACTCCTTAGCGACGCCGAGATGGCCCAATCCATGTCGCGCAGGGGCAACTGTTTAGATAACTCGGTAATGGAAAACTTCTTCGGTCACCTCAAGGAAGAGATGTTCCATCGTCAAGAATTCACTGACACAGAAGTGTTCACCACCGAACTCCGGGACTATATCCACTGGTATAACACCGACCGCATCTCGTTAACGCTGCAGTGCCTGAGTCCGATGGAATATCGGGCTCAGGCACTGGCTGCGTAG
- a CDS encoding (Fe-S)-binding protein, whose translation MKIALFATCIVDAMYPRTAQATVAILERLGHQVVFPRGQACCGQMHVNSGYFKEAHTVVANHVQAFDTEDYDVAVAPSGSCVASVKHQHELVARRCGDTELEARAAVVGAKTYELSQLLTDVLGITNAAQQLGSYFPHKVTYHPSCHGMRLLRLEDRQLNLLASVGGIEMLALPEADQCCGFGGTFSMKNADVSSAMNVDKAENICGTGAELCSGGDASCLMHIGGGLSRQGSDVGTLHFAEILASTMANPITVTGEVKLAGSKR comes from the coding sequence ATGAAAATTGCGCTCTTTGCCACATGCATCGTGGACGCCATGTATCCGCGCACGGCGCAGGCCACCGTCGCCATCTTGGAACGGCTCGGACATCAGGTGGTTTTCCCCCGCGGGCAGGCCTGCTGTGGGCAAATGCATGTTAACTCGGGTTATTTCAAGGAAGCTCATACCGTGGTCGCCAACCATGTGCAGGCCTTCGATACAGAAGATTACGACGTCGCGGTGGCACCTTCTGGCTCGTGCGTAGCCAGCGTGAAGCACCAGCATGAATTAGTGGCCCGCCGTTGCGGTGACACAGAGCTCGAAGCACGTGCCGCGGTGGTGGGTGCCAAAACCTATGAACTCTCACAGTTGCTGACCGACGTTCTGGGCATCACCAACGCCGCTCAGCAACTGGGCTCTTACTTCCCCCATAAGGTCACCTACCACCCTAGTTGTCACGGAATGCGGCTGCTACGCCTAGAAGACCGGCAACTAAATTTGCTTGCAAGCGTGGGCGGGATTGAAATGCTCGCATTGCCCGAAGCGGATCAGTGTTGCGGCTTTGGTGGCACGTTCTCCATGAAAAATGCTGATGTCTCCAGTGCCATGAACGTCGACAAGGCAGAAAATATTTGCGGAACAGGAGCGGAACTTTGTTCCGGCGGTGACGCGAGTTGTCTGATGCATATTGGCGGCGGGCTATCCCGGCAGGGGAGCGATGTGGGCACTCTGCATTTTGCCGAGATCCTGGCCAGCACCATGGCAAATCCTATTACAGTCACCGGTGAAGTGAAATTGGCGGGGAGCAAAAGATGA
- a CDS encoding helix-turn-helix domain-containing protein has product MRPRSSLTAEQRLAAVDLFEEGFGYRAVSSRLGVSVSAICELRSRFKIWGRAVLENKTTKQAYSFDFKLAVVRQYLDGKGTLQDLAQMHQLSSLGLLRSWIRAYRDYGQEGLRPKAKGRPKFVPETLSVEVSELEKLRRENERLAAENAYLKKYGP; this is encoded by the coding sequence ATGCGTCCACGTAGTTCATTGACAGCCGAGCAGCGGCTAGCTGCCGTCGATCTGTTTGAGGAAGGGTTTGGGTATCGCGCGGTATCCTCAAGGCTGGGAGTCAGCGTGTCGGCTATTTGCGAGTTGAGAAGTCGTTTCAAGATCTGGGGTAGAGCAGTATTGGAAAACAAAACAACTAAGCAGGCGTATTCCTTTGATTTCAAGCTGGCGGTTGTTCGCCAATATCTCGACGGTAAGGGGACGCTGCAGGACCTTGCCCAGATGCATCAGCTCAGTTCTCTAGGCCTCTTGCGATCATGGATCCGCGCCTATCGGGACTATGGCCAGGAGGGCCTGCGCCCCAAGGCCAAGGGCCGGCCCAAATTTGTGCCTGAGACCCTATCGGTTGAAGTCAGTGAGCTGGAGAAGCTACGCCGCGAGAACGAACGTCTGGCGGCAGAGAACGCCTACCTAAAAAAATACGGGCCTTGA
- a CDS encoding DinB family protein, whose amino-acid sequence MRTSELLTDAFGRIDTIVTGVLNGLVPERANWRPGGTGNSISWLLWHLSRGQDEQIADVAGAQSLWSDEDYAARFAFDLEPGDTGYGHTSEQVSAVHIESIALLRDYQTAVQAQSLEFVGSLTDSDLERIVDKQWSPPVTLGVRLISILDDCIQHGGQAAYIKDLPLHI is encoded by the coding sequence ATGAGAACTTCTGAACTATTGACAGATGCGTTTGGCCGGATCGACACCATTGTCACAGGTGTCCTTAACGGATTGGTGCCGGAGCGGGCAAATTGGCGCCCGGGCGGGACAGGGAATTCCATTTCGTGGCTGCTGTGGCACCTGAGCCGTGGTCAAGACGAACAAATTGCTGACGTAGCTGGGGCGCAATCCCTCTGGAGCGATGAAGATTATGCCGCACGCTTTGCTTTTGACCTTGAGCCGGGCGACACCGGGTATGGGCATACAAGTGAGCAGGTGTCAGCGGTTCATATTGAATCTATTGCCCTGTTGCGCGACTACCAGACGGCCGTCCAAGCCCAGAGTCTGGAATTTGTGGGCTCACTGACAGATTCTGACTTGGAGCGGATTGTAGACAAACAGTGGAGCCCGCCGGTGACTTTGGGAGTGCGGCTCATCAGTATTCTCGATGATTGCATCCAACACGGTGGGCAGGCGGCCTACATCAAGGATCTGCCCTTACATATTTGA
- a CDS encoding LutB/LldF family L-lactate oxidation iron-sulfur protein, protein MTNTFLGMPALPVYGTGNLHASEPFPQAAHRELGNAQLRANLGHATHTIRDKRLKVVAELPDWEDMRNAGSAIKDATMANLPALLEQFEANFTARGGIIHWARDAQEANEIVTALIRETGETEVVKVKSMATQEIGLNKYLQEQGIAAYETDLAELIVQLDHDKPSHILVPAIHKNRSQVREIFLREMPMVDPNLTDDPARLAEAARKHLRKKFLSAKVAISGANFGLADTGTLTVVESEGNGRMCLTLPETLITVMGIEKLLPSWTDLEVFMQLLPRSSTGERMNPYTSLWTGVTPGDGPQNVHLVMLDNGRTAALDDEMGRTALNCIRCSACMNVCPVYERTGGHAYGSTYPGPIGAILSPLMTGIKAEENSSLPYASSLCGACFDACPVKINIPEILVHLRGEDVDSKRAKVKAPTQMDLMMKGAEWAFAKGSHMNLLEKGLPLGRLAAGRDKIIKRLPGIASGWTQSRDIPAPPNQSFRQWWDKEHQGRAAVVPETELGEQA, encoded by the coding sequence ATGACTAACACTTTCTTAGGTATGCCGGCGTTGCCGGTCTACGGAACAGGCAACCTCCATGCCAGCGAACCCTTCCCACAAGCAGCCCACCGAGAACTAGGGAATGCCCAATTGCGTGCCAACTTGGGGCATGCAACCCACACCATCCGGGACAAGCGGCTGAAGGTTGTTGCGGAGTTGCCCGATTGGGAAGACATGCGCAACGCCGGCAGTGCCATCAAGGATGCAACTATGGCCAACCTGCCCGCATTATTGGAGCAGTTTGAAGCAAATTTCACCGCCCGAGGCGGCATCATTCATTGGGCTCGCGACGCCCAGGAAGCCAATGAAATTGTCACGGCTCTCATCAGGGAAACTGGCGAAACAGAGGTGGTGAAGGTTAAGTCCATGGCCACCCAGGAAATTGGTTTGAACAAATACCTACAAGAGCAAGGCATTGCAGCGTACGAAACTGACCTTGCCGAACTCATTGTGCAACTGGATCATGACAAGCCCAGCCACATTCTGGTTCCTGCCATTCACAAGAACCGCAGCCAGGTTCGGGAGATCTTTCTGCGGGAAATGCCCATGGTAGATCCCAATCTCACAGATGATCCGGCCCGTCTGGCCGAAGCGGCTCGGAAACATCTGCGTAAGAAGTTCCTTTCCGCCAAAGTAGCCATTTCGGGAGCTAACTTTGGTCTTGCAGACACTGGCACACTGACGGTTGTGGAGTCTGAGGGCAACGGACGAATGTGCCTGACCCTGCCGGAAACCCTCATTACTGTCATGGGGATTGAGAAGCTTCTGCCCTCATGGACTGACCTTGAGGTGTTCATGCAACTGTTGCCCAGATCCTCCACGGGTGAGCGGATGAACCCCTACACTTCACTGTGGACAGGCGTCACGCCCGGGGACGGGCCCCAAAATGTCCATCTGGTCATGCTGGATAACGGGCGCACGGCCGCATTGGATGATGAAATGGGCCGAACAGCGCTGAACTGTATCCGTTGTTCAGCCTGCATGAATGTGTGCCCCGTCTATGAACGCACTGGCGGTCATGCTTACGGTTCTACCTATCCGGGTCCCATCGGCGCGATTCTTTCCCCGCTCATGACAGGTATTAAGGCGGAGGAAAACAGTTCACTGCCGTATGCCTCATCATTGTGCGGCGCCTGCTTTGATGCCTGCCCGGTGAAGATTAACATCCCCGAAATTCTTGTCCATCTGCGTGGAGAAGACGTGGACTCAAAACGCGCCAAGGTGAAGGCTCCCACTCAAATGGACCTCATGATGAAGGGCGCAGAGTGGGCGTTTGCCAAGGGCTCGCATATGAACCTGCTGGAGAAGGGCCTGCCGTTAGGCAGGCTAGCAGCCGGCCGGGACAAAATCATCAAGAGACTCCCCGGAATCGCAAGTGGCTGGACGCAAAGCAGAGATATCCCCGCCCCGCCAAACCAATCATTCCGCCAATGGTGGGATAAAGAACATCAGGGCCGTGCCGCCGTCGTACCTGAAACCGAGTTGGGGGAGCAGGCATGA
- the fdhA gene encoding formaldehyde dehydrogenase, glutathione-independent, protein MSGNKAVAYKSPGVVEVIDIDYPTFELKDGPGVNSANVGRKVPHGVILKTVATNICGSDQHMVRGRTTAPSDLVLGHEITGEVVEAGPDVEFIKVGDICSVPFNISCGRCRNCKERKTGICLNVNPDRPGSAYGYVDMGGWVGGQAEYVLVPYADWNLLKFPDRDQALEKMMDLTMLSDIFPTGFHGAVTAGVTVGSTVYIAGAGPVGLAAATSAHLLGAAVVIVGDMNADRLAQARTFGCESIDLSQGDPGPQIEQLLGVPEVDCAVDAVGFEAKGHGHGAGEAPATVLNSLMDITAAGGSLGIPGLYVTGDPGGTDEAAKKGSLSLSLGTGWAKSLAFTTGQCPVMKYNRGLMMAILHEKVQIAKNVNAQAISLADAPRGYAEFDAGAATKYVLNPNGYLD, encoded by the coding sequence ATGTCAGGAAACAAGGCCGTTGCCTACAAGAGCCCCGGCGTCGTTGAAGTCATTGATATCGATTACCCGACGTTCGAACTCAAAGACGGACCGGGAGTCAACTCGGCCAATGTGGGGCGCAAGGTTCCCCACGGCGTCATTCTCAAGACTGTTGCCACCAACATTTGCGGTTCCGACCAGCACATGGTGCGAGGACGCACCACAGCCCCTTCGGATCTGGTCTTGGGCCACGAAATCACCGGTGAAGTGGTGGAAGCGGGTCCGGACGTTGAATTTATCAAGGTGGGGGATATCTGCTCAGTCCCTTTCAATATTTCCTGTGGGCGCTGCCGCAACTGCAAGGAGCGCAAGACGGGCATCTGCCTGAATGTAAACCCGGATAGGCCAGGCAGCGCCTACGGCTATGTTGACATGGGCGGCTGGGTGGGCGGCCAGGCGGAATACGTGCTGGTGCCGTACGCCGACTGGAACCTGTTGAAGTTCCCAGACCGTGATCAGGCTCTGGAAAAGATGATGGACCTGACCATGCTTTCGGATATTTTTCCCACAGGGTTTCACGGTGCAGTCACGGCCGGGGTGACCGTGGGATCCACTGTCTACATTGCTGGGGCAGGCCCAGTTGGCCTCGCCGCGGCCACGAGCGCACACCTGCTGGGAGCCGCAGTGGTGATTGTAGGTGACATGAACGCCGACAGGTTGGCTCAGGCGCGAACCTTCGGCTGCGAGAGCATCGACCTCTCTCAGGGGGACCCCGGGCCGCAGATCGAGCAACTTCTCGGTGTGCCAGAAGTTGACTGTGCAGTAGATGCAGTGGGGTTCGAGGCCAAAGGCCACGGCCACGGCGCGGGCGAGGCCCCGGCCACGGTGCTGAACTCGCTTATGGACATTACAGCTGCAGGCGGTTCTCTGGGCATTCCTGGCCTGTATGTCACGGGTGATCCGGGTGGCACCGACGAGGCTGCCAAAAAGGGTTCATTGTCATTGAGCCTGGGAACCGGTTGGGCAAAGTCGCTGGCATTCACCACCGGTCAGTGCCCTGTCATGAAGTACAACCGGGGGCTGATGATGGCGATCCTGCATGAGAAGGTGCAGATTGCCAAGAACGTCAACGCCCAGGCCATCTCACTCGCCGATGCCCCACGCGGCTATGCCGAGTTCGACGCCGGTGCGGCCACGAAATACGTGCTCAACCCCAACGGCTACCTAGACTAG
- a CDS encoding adenosine deaminase → MTQAPDPSLAPVSTSTGSTNAVSTNAGSVDLGVLATLPKAELHLHIEGTLEPELILELAARNGITLPFPTLDLLREQYDFSDLQSFLNLYYANMAVLITEADFADMTRAYLRRAQEHGVRHAEIMFDPQAHLVRGVELSTAVNGIAGVLASSEADFGISTALIAAFLRDESEESALVVLEALLEMEAPIIGIGLDSAEVGNPPSKFIRLYKRAAVAGLRLVAHAGEEGPPSYVEDALNLLGIERIDHGIRAVEDKFLVKRLVAEQVPLTVCPLSNVRLRAVDTLAAHPLPQMIDAGMNVCVNSDDPAYFGGHVGDNFAALVAEFGWTVEKVEKLAANSIRSSFATKTRKEELLAELAQWSAGQG, encoded by the coding sequence ATGACCCAAGCACCTGATCCGTCCCTTGCCCCTGTGTCCACTAGTACCGGGTCCACTAATGCCGTGTCCACTAATGCCGGCTCCGTTGACCTTGGGGTCCTTGCAACGTTGCCCAAAGCCGAGCTGCACCTGCACATTGAGGGCACACTTGAACCGGAATTAATCCTGGAGCTGGCAGCCCGCAATGGCATCACGTTGCCATTCCCAACACTGGATTTACTGCGGGAGCAATATGATTTCAGCGATCTGCAGTCATTCCTGAACCTGTATTACGCCAATATGGCTGTGCTCATCACGGAAGCCGATTTTGCAGATATGACGCGCGCTTATCTGCGCCGCGCCCAAGAACATGGGGTGCGCCATGCGGAGATCATGTTTGATCCGCAGGCCCATCTGGTGCGCGGTGTGGAATTGTCGACGGCGGTTAACGGTATTGCGGGTGTCCTAGCTTCCAGCGAGGCTGACTTTGGTATCAGCACGGCCTTGATTGCGGCCTTCCTGCGGGATGAGTCTGAGGAGTCGGCGCTGGTGGTTTTGGAAGCACTGTTGGAGATGGAAGCGCCCATCATTGGTATTGGCCTGGACTCGGCCGAGGTGGGAAATCCGCCGTCGAAGTTCATTCGGCTCTATAAGCGGGCTGCTGTGGCAGGTCTGCGACTGGTGGCTCACGCCGGGGAAGAAGGGCCTCCAAGCTATGTTGAAGACGCTCTGAATCTGCTCGGTATTGAGCGGATCGACCATGGCATTAGGGCCGTGGAAGATAAATTCCTGGTCAAGAGACTTGTCGCGGAGCAGGTTCCCTTGACTGTTTGTCCGCTGTCCAATGTGCGCCTGCGTGCCGTTGATACATTGGCCGCCCACCCGCTGCCTCAGATGATAGATGCAGGGATGAACGTGTGTGTGAATTCTGATGATCCAGCCTACTTTGGTGGCCATGTGGGGGATAACTTTGCCGCCCTAGTAGCCGAATTTGGTTGGACTGTGGAAAAGGTGGAGAAACTGGCGGCAAACTCCATCCGTTCCTCTTTTGCCACGAAAACCCGCAAGGAGGAATTGCTGGCGGAACTTGCACAGTGGAGCGCCGGGCAAGGCTAA
- a CDS encoding LUD domain-containing protein, producing MSAREDIMNRIKSALRDAPKTPVVPREYRRSSEMTDAQRLDQLVERLVDYKANVFLTSAADAPAKLAQLLSGSASIVVPHGLEREWLSRLAPEFSPEEKNDAGTLAVLVDSPENRLTVAELDAVDAVVTAAAVAVSETGTIMLDASDNQGRRIISLVPDRHICILRACDIVEVLPEAIARLEATRAQTWISGPSATSDIELERVEGVHGPRTLDVIIVR from the coding sequence ATGAGCGCCCGCGAGGACATCATGAACCGGATCAAATCGGCTCTGCGTGATGCCCCAAAAACTCCCGTTGTGCCACGGGAGTACCGCCGCAGCTCAGAGATGACTGATGCGCAACGCCTGGATCAGCTTGTTGAGCGCCTGGTTGATTACAAGGCCAACGTGTTCCTCACTTCGGCAGCCGATGCGCCGGCCAAGCTTGCACAACTACTCTCCGGTAGTGCCTCGATTGTGGTGCCGCATGGGCTTGAGCGGGAGTGGCTTTCGAGGCTCGCTCCAGAGTTTTCCCCGGAAGAGAAGAACGACGCCGGGACGCTGGCTGTGCTTGTTGACTCACCGGAGAACCGGCTCACCGTGGCGGAGCTGGATGCTGTGGACGCCGTGGTGACTGCTGCTGCCGTGGCTGTTTCAGAGACCGGAACGATCATGCTTGACGCTAGCGATAATCAGGGCCGACGGATCATTTCGCTTGTTCCCGATAGGCACATTTGTATCTTGCGTGCTTGTGACATCGTGGAGGTGCTGCCGGAGGCGATTGCCCGGTTGGAAGCTACCCGGGCGCAGACTTGGATCAGCGGACCCAGTGCCACAAGCGATATAGAACTTGAGCGCGTTGAAGGAGTGCACGGGCCCCGGACGCTCGACGTCATCATTGTGAGGTAG
- a CDS encoding flagellar assembly protein FliW: MASPPGLEPAVDFMLTAIEGSTGLFSLATEGSTARLFVLDAAEHLPHYTPRLATSELERIGTATATVLVVVNPSAQSTVNLAAPILVNEVTGACVQIILDDAKWPLRAPLTPA; the protein is encoded by the coding sequence GTGGCTTCCCCGCCAGGGCTTGAGCCTGCCGTGGACTTCATGCTGACCGCGATCGAAGGATCCACCGGGCTCTTTTCCCTCGCAACCGAAGGAAGCACGGCGCGCCTGTTTGTTTTGGACGCCGCTGAGCATCTGCCGCACTACACGCCAAGGCTCGCTACCTCTGAGCTCGAGCGCATCGGCACCGCCACAGCCACAGTGCTTGTGGTCGTGAACCCGAGCGCCCAAAGCACGGTCAACCTCGCCGCGCCCATACTTGTCAATGAAGTAACCGGTGCCTGTGTTCAGATCATCTTGGACGACGCTAAGTGGCCCCTCAGGGCACCTTTGACGCCCGCCTGA
- a CDS encoding flagellin, with product MISRVTMQTTSAAAQRGVQANAAKLAEAQLRANTLQKNVRLSDDPAAAADSMAVRATQTQAAQYGRNIDSGNTWMTMANGALDSSVTLLQRVQFLSIQGANGSLSQEGKNAIAAELDSLHEELLVHANTKVLGRNIFAGNSGANNAFEDGAPPTFTGADGSVVTRRISAESTLRVDADGAAIFGTGASSVFGLISKLSAEVLAGSPASATIDEVNAALNNVIDKRSELGARHAVLLRAKETNITSQLDLETDRANIEDLDLGQAILELKTQELAYQASLSVTSKVLQTTLMDFLR from the coding sequence ATGATCTCGCGTGTCACCATGCAAACCACCTCAGCAGCCGCGCAGCGCGGAGTCCAAGCCAATGCGGCCAAACTAGCCGAGGCCCAGCTGCGGGCAAACACCCTGCAAAAGAATGTCCGGCTTTCCGATGATCCTGCAGCGGCCGCTGATTCCATGGCCGTGCGCGCCACACAAACACAGGCAGCCCAGTACGGACGCAATATTGACAGCGGCAATACGTGGATGACTATGGCCAATGGAGCCCTGGATAGCTCCGTGACTCTGTTGCAGCGCGTGCAGTTCCTGTCCATTCAGGGAGCCAATGGCAGTCTTTCCCAAGAAGGAAAAAATGCCATCGCTGCCGAACTGGATTCTCTGCACGAGGAATTGCTAGTCCACGCCAACACTAAAGTTTTGGGTCGGAATATCTTTGCCGGCAACTCTGGTGCCAACAACGCGTTCGAAGACGGTGCACCACCGACATTCACCGGCGCGGATGGGAGTGTTGTTACCCGGCGCATCAGCGCAGAATCAACGCTTCGGGTTGATGCCGACGGGGCAGCCATCTTCGGCACAGGTGCGAGCTCGGTCTTTGGCTTGATTTCAAAACTCTCTGCTGAAGTATTAGCGGGAAGCCCGGCTTCCGCCACCATTGATGAAGTCAACGCCGCTCTAAACAACGTCATTGACAAGCGTTCGGAACTGGGTGCCCGCCACGCAGTTCTGCTCCGTGCCAAGGAAACGAATATCACTTCCCAGCTCGATCTGGAAACAGATCGGGCCAACATCGAGGACCTTGACCTTGGACAAGCTATTTTGGAGCTAAAAACACAGGAACTTGCCTACCAAGCCTCCTTAAGCGTCACCTCAAAAGTGCTGCAGACCACGTTGATGGACTTTCTGCGATGA
- the flgK gene encoding flagellar hook-associated protein FlgK encodes MSSFSGLNTALSGLNAARTGLNVTGQNLTNVNTVGYTRQRTEFAALGVPARGSLNDLGIKTGQGVGVSGISRLGDAFLDARVRTSFSAAGYTGARAQALTGIEEILNEPGPNGISSQLQGFWTAWQGIANDPGNAGTSAVLLEKSAALVASIAAGYSALDKQWSQTRDTANTVVAEINATAGQIAALNKDIRSAHAAGTPHNELLDQRSNLTTKITQLTGGTVRDLPDGTNEILLGGNVLLSGSTSNAVKLDGATRMANDGEVRLEWSHRPGSAVDLDGGKLAGLLSVLKPAGSGGVLAQTAASYNALAQKLAGSLNVVHQSGVTSEGAPGGDFFKITAGVPAALGLTVVPTSAKEIAAGAVNMGGKDGSIADKISQLGKQPDSADALWSDTVVRLGVEIQAGLQQATLSDVSLTNALSNQQANASVDLDEENVNLLTYQRAYQAAARVMTAVDEALDVLINQTGRVGR; translated from the coding sequence GTGAGTAGTTTTAGTGGCCTAAATACGGCCCTATCCGGGCTTAATGCTGCCCGCACCGGATTGAATGTCACTGGTCAGAACCTGACCAATGTCAATACGGTTGGATACACACGTCAGCGAACTGAATTTGCGGCGCTGGGCGTTCCAGCTCGAGGTTCGCTGAATGATTTAGGTATTAAAACCGGTCAGGGCGTCGGGGTTAGCGGTATTTCTCGCCTAGGCGATGCTTTCTTGGATGCAAGGGTGCGCACGAGTTTCTCCGCCGCTGGGTACACCGGTGCCCGCGCTCAGGCACTGACCGGCATCGAGGAGATACTGAACGAGCCGGGCCCGAACGGAATTTCCAGCCAATTGCAGGGGTTCTGGACCGCATGGCAGGGTATTGCCAACGATCCCGGGAACGCTGGGACCTCTGCTGTCTTATTGGAAAAATCTGCGGCGTTAGTGGCCAGTATTGCCGCAGGGTATTCGGCGCTAGATAAACAGTGGTCACAGACCCGAGACACTGCGAACACTGTTGTCGCTGAAATCAATGCAACTGCCGGACAGATAGCGGCTCTGAACAAAGACATTCGTTCAGCCCATGCTGCGGGCACCCCTCACAACGAGCTCCTTGACCAGCGGAGTAACTTGACCACGAAGATTACCCAATTGACCGGGGGAACCGTCCGCGACCTACCGGACGGGACCAATGAGATCCTGCTGGGCGGGAACGTTCTGTTGTCCGGTTCCACAAGTAACGCGGTGAAACTCGATGGGGCCACAAGGATGGCCAATGACGGTGAGGTACGCCTCGAGTGGTCTCACCGTCCAGGTTCTGCAGTGGATCTTGACGGCGGAAAACTGGCAGGTTTGCTCTCTGTTTTGAAACCAGCCGGCAGTGGCGGCGTTCTGGCACAAACTGCGGCTTCTTACAACGCACTAGCGCAAAAACTGGCAGGAAGTCTCAACGTTGTCCATCAAAGCGGAGTCACCTCCGAAGGCGCCCCCGGAGGTGACTTTTTTAAAATTACAGCTGGTGTACCGGCCGCTCTAGGCCTTACCGTGGTGCCAACCTCAGCCAAAGAGATAGCCGCTGGAGCCGTCAATATGGGTGGAAAAGATGGGTCAATAGCCGATAAAATCTCACAGCTGGGCAAACAACCCGACTCCGCTGATGCCTTGTGGTCAGACACTGTGGTTCGTCTTGGCGTTGAGATTCAGGCAGGCCTCCAGCAAGCCACCCTCTCAGATGTCTCCTTGACGAACGCCCTCTCCAACCAGCAGGCAAACGCGTCGGTGGACCTTGACGAGGAGAACGTGAACCTGCTGACGTATCAACGCGCATACCAAGCGGCTGCCCGTGTCATGACAGCCGTCGATGAAGCACTTGACGTTCTCATCAACCAAACCGGAAGGGTGGGTCGTTAA